Genomic segment of bacterium:
GTTCAATGCATTGAACAATTCTGCCATACCTTGCTTCACGAGTTTCGTATTCTAAATGTCCAAGTATGGCTTCCTGCAACAGGTCGTCATTCAATATCAATCCGAGCTGTTCCTGCAGATACCGCCTGACATCATTCGACGCATTGTTGATCTGGTCGACAATATCAGTTCTATTGTCAATGACGTACACGATGTCCTCGAGATCATGACTTGTTCGGGGATCTGTTCCGCCCCGTTCATTGTAGGCAGCAAGCTTTGATGCAAGAAAATGAGGCAACGGAAGCAACTGTATCTGATGGCCCTCGATTCGTGCCGTTACTCTTTGAGCAAATCCCTGAGGGAACCATGGATTGGCCGGGGCCCAACCGACAGCCACCGTACTCATCACATCGACCTTGATATTCTCATACCGGAACCTGCAGATCACATCATCTTCGGGAGACTGCGTGAATCCTTTTTTCACCAATTCCTGCCTAATGGATTCGAGCTCTCCCAGCGTTGCGATCTCAACGGTAATATCCACATCCCTGGTCGGTCTGGCATCCTCAGCCGCTGGATTGTTGACATAAAATCCTATTGTCGCACCACCAACAAAGATCGCTCGT
This window contains:
- a CDS encoding nucleotidyl transferase AbiEii/AbiGii toxin family protein; the protein is MLKNTEQNRVVVLKISRALGEMNERAIFVGGATIGFYVNNPAAEDARPTRDVDITVEIATLGELESIRQELVKKGFTQSPEDDVICRFRYENIKVDVMSTVAVGWAPANPWFPQGFAQRVTARIEGHQIQLLPLPHFLASKLAAYNERGGTDPRTSHDLEDIVYVIDNRTDIVDQINNASNDVRRYLQEQLGLILNDDLLQEAILGHLEYETREARYGRIVQCIEQIVQFG